A stretch of DNA from Mesorhizobium onobrychidis:
AAGAACATGCCGGTGTGGCGTGAAAAATACCCCGGCGTCGAGAACCTCAAGGTCGCGGTGATGGGTTGCATCGTCAACGGTCCGGGTGAATCCAAGCATGCCGATATCGGCATTTCGCTGCCCGGTACCGGCGAGACGCCGACGGCGCCGGTGTTCGTCGACGGCAGCAAGGCGGCGACGCTGCGCGGCCCTTCGATTGCCGCCGACTTCGAAAAAATGGTCGCCGATTATATCGAGCAGCGGTTTGGGCAACCTGGCAAGGCTGCGGCGGAGTAGGTCGATGCGGCGCTTCCCCTGGGCGACGCCGATTTTGCTTGGTGGATTGGTTTTGCTTGGTGGGCTGGGCTGGGCGACAGCCGCCCACGCCGATCCGCCGCGCCCCGCTAAGCAGCGGCTGCTCGACCGTGTTTGCAACTTGATCGAGGCCCATGCGGATCAAAACGGCCTGCCCAAGGATTTCTTTGCCCGGCTGATCTGGAAGGAAAGCCGCTTCGATCCCAATGCGGTCAGTCCGGTGGGCGCCGAAGGCATAGCCCAGTTCATGCCGGGCACCGCCAAGATACGCGGTCTCGCCAATTCCTTCGATATCGGGCAGGCCATCCCCGCCTCGGCAAAATATCTCGCCGAAATGAAAACCGGCTTCGGCAATCTGGGCCTGGCGGCCGCCGCCTACAATGCCGGTGAAAGCCGGGTATCGCGCTGGCTGAGTTCCGGTGGCTTCCTGCCGATGGAGACCGAAAACTACGTTCTGGATATCATGGGCGAGCCGGCCGACAGGTTCACCGACACCGCCTATGCCGGCACCATCCAGCCGCTCGACAAGAAAGCGAGTTTCGCGGTCGCCTGCCGCAAGCTGCCGGTGATCAAGTCCCAAACCGTGGCCATGGCGTCGATCAACATCAAGCCGTGGGGCGTGCAGGTGGCCGGCAATTTCCGCCGCGTCGCCGCGCTCAATCAATGGAATGGTGTGAAGCGCCGGTTTCCGGCCTTGCTTGGCGGGCATAATCCGGTGGTCAGCCGGGTGCGCTCGCCGATCGGCAGGCGCGGCATCTATGCGGTCCGGATCGGCGCCGACTCCAAAGCCAAGGCCGACAACATCTGCCAGAAACTGCAAAGCGTCGGCGGTGCATGCATTGTGGTGCGGAATCGGTAGGGGCATCGACTGATTGGCCGCCAACCGCCGAAGCTGTGCTTTCATTTCACGAATTCTGCTGATCCATGGCTCGAGCTATAGGCCCACGATGACCGACCGTCTCTACAGCGATCCCGATCTCGTCCAGTTCTACGATATCGAGAACGAAGGCGGCGTGGACTTCTACTATTGCGTCGGCTTTGCCAAGCATGCGGGCTGCGTTCTCGACCTCGGCTGCGGCACCGGACAATTGGCCGCCGCGCTCGCCGACCGGCGCAGCGTGACCGGTGTCGATCCGGCGCCGGCGATGCTCGATATCGCCCGCCGCAGAGCCGGCGGGCAGAGGGTCGACTGGGTCGAGGCCGATGCGCGAAACGTCCGGCTCGGACGACGCTTCGATCTGGTGCTTTTGACCGGGCACGCCTTCCAGGTGTTCCTCACGCCAGAAGATCGAGAGGCGGTGCTTCGCACGATCGCTGCTCATCTGGCTCCCGATGGGCGCTTCATCTTCGACACGCGAAATCCAGCCGCGGAGGAATGGCTCGAGTGGACGCCGGAACGGTCCGAACGGGAACTGAGTCATCCCGGATTGGGCACGGTAAGAGCGTGGAACGATTTCCGGCACGATCCCGCTACCGGTGTCGTCACTTACTCCACCCATTACCAAATTCCCGACAGCGGACGGGTGCTCAGCGCCGAATCGAAAATCGCCTTCCCGACAAAGGAAAGCCTTGCGCAGATGCTGGACCAGACCGGGCTGGTCGTCGAAGAATGGCTCGGCAGCTGGCGTGGCGAGCCATACGCTCCGACATCGCCCGAAATCATTCCGATCGGCCGGCTGCGCTAGCCCGGACGTTGCTCCTTGAGCGGTTCCTCATCTTTGCCGTGACCGAATGAGCACGCGGACGATCCGAAGGCATAACCGGCCAATTGCGGCGCTGCGCTGGCGACGTACCCACCGATGCAGTTCGTGAGCATCGCGAAATGGAATAGATGACATGGACCGGCAAGAAACGATGGGTGTGTTCCTGTCGGTTGTCGAGGAAGGCGACTTCTCGGCGGCGGCGCGCCGGCTGCGGATGACCCCCTCGGCCGTCAGCAAAATCGTAGGTCGCCTTGAATCCCGTCTCGGCGTACGCTTGCTGCAACGCTCGACGCGGCGCATCAGCTTGACGGCGGAAGGCAGCACCTATGCCGACAGCGCTCGCCGTATCCTGAACGACATCAAAGAGGCTGAAATCGCGATTCAACCCGGCGCAGAGCCGCGCGGCCGGCTGCGCGTCAGTCTTCCGAGCGCCTTCGGCCATCGTTTGATCGTGCCGTTGTTGCCGGCTTTCATCGACCGTTATCCGGCCATTGAGCTCGAGCTGATGTTTACAGATGCGATTGTTGACCTACTGGCTGAGGAGACGGACGTCGCCGTGCGTGTTGCCGCCCAGAGCGATTCCAGGCTGGTGGTGCGGCGGCTGGCGCCCAATCACCGTGTCATTTGCGCGTCAGCTCGGTATCTCGAAAAACACGGCACACCGATGACGCCAGGCGACCTTCAACATCATACATGTCTCGGCATCACATCACGCGGCGGCCTCAACATCTGGGAATTCGATGGCCCGGAAGGTCCGCAAAGCATGCGTATCCGCAGCCCAATAGAGGCCAACAGCACCGAAGCCCTGCGCCGGCTGGCGCTCGCCGGTGTCGGCATCATCCGCATGTCGGAGATATTGGTCGGGCCGGATATCAGGGTAGGCAGGCTGACCGCATTGCTCACCGAATACAATCATCATGACGGACCGCCAATCTGCGCTGTTTATCCGCCTGGTCGAATTCTGTCGCCGCGTGTGCGCGTGTTCGTGGATTTTCTGGCCGAACAGTTCACCAACCCTCCTTGGCTACACGGCGCGCCGTAAGACGTCGGGAGTGCAGTTGGAACAGCGTCAGCTGTTGCGGGCCGCCACGAATTTCGCTGCCTGCTTCAGAAGCACGGCGTCTTCGCCATAGGGATGAAGCAAGGCGTGGGCCTGGTCGACGAGGCCTTGAAGCTGGTCCCGCGCCCAGTTGGCGCCGTGCAGTGCCACCAGCGTCGCCTTGCCGGCGGCGGCATCCTTGCCGGTCGCCTTGCCCATCTGGTGCGCATCCGCCGTCAGATCGAGCAGGTCGTCGGCAAGTTGAAAAGCAAGCCCGATCGCCGAGCCGAACTCCGCCAGTCTTTCACGGTCGGCCGCTGGTGCGCCGGCAAGGATTGCGCCCGCCTCGCAGGCGAAGCGGATCAACGCGCCGGTCTTCATCGCCTGAAGCCGGATGATGCCGGCTTCGTCCGGCCTGATACGCTCGGCTTCGAGATCGAGCATCTGGCCGCCGACCATGCCGCCGGCTCCGGCGGCGCGGGCCAGCGCCAGCACCAGCGCCGCCCGTCGCTCGGCCGGCAGCATCGTCGCTTCGTCGGCAATGATGTCGAAGGCGAGCGCCAGCAAGGCGTCGCCGGCGAGGATGGCGGTCGCCTCGTCGAAGGCCTTGTGCACGGTCGGCTGGCCGCGGCGCAAATCGTCGTCGTCCATGGCCGGCAGATCGTCATGGATCAGCGAATAGCAATGCACGCATTCGAGCGCGGCCGCCACGCGCAGCGCCGCCTCGCCGTCGGCGGAAAACAGCGCGGCGCTTTCCATGACCAGGAAAGGGCGCAGGCGCTTGCCGCCGTTCAGTACGCCGTGGCGCATCGCCTCCATCAGACGCTGCGGCCGCTCGATCTCGCCTGAAAGCGGGCGGTCGCCGAGCAGCCGCCTGAGCAGCGCCTCGATCGGCCCTGTGCGTGCGACAAGCGCTGCCTCGAACGGTATTTGATCGTCTTTCGTCATGCCGGGGACGGGTAGCCGACACTCAGACGTTGCGCAAGAAGCCAAGCGCCATTATGCCGGGGCAGGGAGCAGCATGGATTGAGCGGCTTGGCGGAACCGATCGTCGATCACGAAACCGAAGGGCTGGACATGGTGAGGCCGAAACGCGGCAACCGCATCGGTCTCAAACGTTGGCCCCGGCACTGGGTCCGGCGCGGTATCACCGTCGCCGTCGTGCTGGCGCTGATGCCGGTGGTGTTGACCTTTCTGTATCTGCCGCCGTTCGTGCATCCGGTATCGACACTGATGCTGAAGGATCTGGCGACGTTTTCCGGCTATGACCGGCGCTGGGTCTCGATCGACGATGTGGCGCCGGCGCTTGCGAATTCGGTCATCATGTCGGAGGACGGGCAGTTCTGTTTCCATCGCGGCATCGACCTTGGCGAGTTGAGGGGCGTCGTCGACGACGCGCTGGCCGGCGAGATGACGCGCGGCGCATCGACCATTACCATGCAGACCGTGAAGAACCTTTATCTGTGGTCGCGGCCGCTGGGCTCGGTCCGGAAAGTCGTCGAACTGCCGCTGGCCGTCTATGTCGACATGGTGATGTCGAAACGGCGCATCATGGAAATCTATCTCAATATCGCCGAATGGGGGCCGGGCATCTATGGCATCGAGGCCGCCGCCCAGCACCATTTCGGGGTTTCGGCAAAACGATTGTCGCGTCGCCAGGCGGCGCTGCTTGCCGTCACCTTGCCGAACCCGATCGCACGCAACCCGGCGAAGCCCGGACCGGGGCTGAGACGGCTGGCGGCGCTGATCGAGCGGCGCGCAGGCCGGTCCGGCGCCTATGTCGGCTGTCTGCGTTAGCTTAAAAAAATTTGCGGCAGCGCTGGCCAAAACGGCGCAGGGCGTGTATAGGCACCCGACTTTCTCAGATTCCGGCCCCTGACGCGGCCCTTTCACGAGGGCAGCCGGGGCATTTTGACCATGTAGCGGAGCATATCCATGGCCGTACCGAAACGAAAAACCTCTCCGTCGAAGCGCGGCATGCGCCGTTCGGCCGACGCCTTGAAGGCCCCGACCTATGTCGAGGACAAGAATTCCGGCGAGATGCGCCGCCCGCACCATATCGACATGAAGACCGGTATGTATCGCGGTCGCCAGGTTCTGGAGCCGAAGGAAAGCTGAGAACGCTTTCGACGGTTTTGTGACTCCCGAAGACCGGCCATTGCGCCGGTCTTTTTGCATTTGGCTCAGATGATCGCCCACCGAACCATTTCAGGCAGCCCAGCAGCCGTATCGGATGGCAGCCGGGCCGGCTGGCACTGTTATTTCGCACGGTCTTTGTCCGTGTTCGCGGTCACGTACGAAATTTCTTGACGGCGAACGCCGAGCGCATACTAGAGAAGGCTGTCCAACCGGAGCCGCCTGATGTTCGGTGCCATCCCGCTGCTGATCGTGCCCTTCGTCCTCTATAATCTCGGGCTTCTGGGAATATTCGGCGGCGGCGACGACCCCTGGGCAAGCGAAATGTTCTCGATCCGCATGATGTCGGGCGGGGTGTTCTCGATGACGCTCGGCGATCTGATCGTGCTGATCGGGCTGATCCTCTTTTTCATCGAAATCGTGAAATCGACGCGCACGTCAAACGCTTCGGTCATGGACCACCTGTTGTCGACCTTCGTCTTCGTGGCGTTCCTGGTCGAGTTCCTGCTGGTGAAGGGTGCGGCGCACTCGGTCTTCTTCACGCTGATGGTCATCGCACTGGTCGACGTCCTGGCCGGTTTCTCGGTGTCGATGCGGGCGGCCACTCGTGACATAAACGTGAACTAGAGGCCCGGCCTGAGCCCGGATCGGCGGTGAAGCCAGCCGTCTTGATGCCTGCGGTGGCGGCTGCGTTGAATCAGCGCGTGATCTTTTCCGGAAACCGATTCCGGTTTCCAGCGTCATGCGCAAGGAACCAGCTCTATTTTTTCTTGGCGCGCGGCTTCTTTGCCGGAGCAGCCGGCGCATTGGCGAGATCTTCCGCTTCCTTGGCGAGGCGCAGCGCCCTCAGTTTGCTGGTCTTTATCTGGCGGGCGTCGCTCTCGGCGACATATTCCGCCATCGCCTTCTGACGAACCGTGGCTGCCTCTTCCTGCTTCTTGAAACGCAAATCGGCCCGCGCGCGAGCAGTATCCTTAGAGTTCTCAACCAAGGGCTTTTTCCAATCCCGTAAATTATAGCTTTCAATCTCTTTAATAGCAGAGCCGGTCTGCGATGGGGAAAATAAGTTGGTCAGGCGTCAGGATCGCACCCGGCGCCCGGCGCCTTTCGGGCGACAACCGCCTCGTATCCAGCCTGCAAACTCGCACGCACGGTGGCATCCGGCGGCGTATCGGAAGGCGTGCCCAGATGTTCATGGCGCAGTTCGTCCATGAACTTTTCCCACATCGGCGGGCCGCCCTTTTCCAGAAGCTCGGAGCGGATCGAGAGTTCCTCGCTGACCGGCAGCCAGACGCGACCCCAGGCGCCGAGATGCGCCAGGATCGGCACCAGCGTTATCGCCATTTCGGTCAGGCTGTAGATCGCCTTCTGCTTGTGAGTGGGATCGTCGGCCCTGGTCAGCATGCCGAGCTCCATCAGCCGCTTCAGCCGATCGGCGAGGATGTTGGAAGCGATGCGTTCCAGCGATCCGTTGAGCAGGTCGCGAAAGTGGCGTTTGCCGCCGAAAATCATGTCGCGAAGAATGATCAGGCTCCACCGGTCGCCAAACACTTCAAGCGACAGGTTGATCGGGCACCCAGACCGGCGATCGATGCTCATGCGATTCTCCGAAAGAAACCGGTTGCATTATCATATCAGTTTTATTATCGTGCAACTGATTGCAAAATGCAATCAGTTTATAGAGAGGAGACTGCGATCATGATGAAGGCTGCGGAACCCGAAATCGCGTCCCAGACATTTGGCGACCCCGCGCACCCATCGGTGCTGCTGATCATGGGCGCCATGGCTTCTATGCTCTGGTGGCCGGAGGCGTTCTGCCGGACACTGGCCGGCAAGGGCCTGTTCGTGATCCGCTATGACAATCGCGATACCGGCCGTTCGATCAAATATGCGGCGGGCGAGCCGCCGTACAAATTCGACGACATGGCGGACGACGCCATCCGCGTTCTCGACGGCCATGGCGTCGCGAAAGCTCATGTGGTCGGCATGTCGATGGGCGGCATGATCGCGCAGCTTGTGGCGCTGAAATATCCATCGCGGGTCGCCTCGCTTACGGCGATCAGCACTTCTCCTGTAGGAATCGACACGTCGCATCTGCCTGGCACGACCGAGGCCTATACGAAGCATTCGGCCGAAGGCGCGAAGGTCGACTGGTCTGACCGAGCCCAGGTGGTCGACTTCATCGTCAAGGACGCGCATGCGATCGCAGGCACCGCGCATCCCTTCGACGAGAAGCGAACGAGGGCTTTCGTCGAACAGGACTACGACCGGTCCGGCGGTTTTCTAAGCGCGACCAATCATTTCATGCTCAAGGGCGGGGAGGACTGGAAGGGGCGGCTGGGTCAAATGACGGCGCCGCTCCTCGTTATCCACGGCACCGAGGATCCGATCTTTCCGGTCGAGCATGGCGCCGCTCTGGCCGAAGCAGTTGCCGGCGCGAGGCTTGTCCGCATTGAAGGCGGCGGCCACGAACTCCATCCCGACGATTGGGCCGCAATCGTTGATGCCATCGTCGCCCATAGCCAAGCCCAGATAAGCGCGGAGCCGGACCTTGACACACCATCGGCAATAGTTAAGTAATCGCTTCAGTGTTGAGCTCTGTAAACCATGCAGCGGCGAACCACCAAAGGAACGAGCAAAACAATGTCCTTGACGATGCATCTCCATCCGCTGGCCTCCTTCTGCTGGAAGCCGCTGATCGCGCTCTATGAGAACGGCACGCCGTTCACGTCGGTCGTCGTCGATCTCGGCAATGAACAGTCGCGCGCGGCTTTCCTGAAATTGTCGCCGGCGGGCAAGATGCCGGTGCTGCGCGATGAAGCGCTGGACCGGACGGTGCCGGAATCGACGATCGTCATCGAATATCTCAACGCGTATTATCCCGGACCGGTCGAGCTGATCCCTGCCGATATCGATCTCGCCCGCCAGACCCGCCTCGCCGACCGCTTCTATGACTTTTACGTGCAGCACCCGATGCAGAAGATCGTCGGCGACCGCCTGCGGCCGGAAGGCAAGACCGATCCGTTCGGCGTCGAGGAGGCGCGCGCCCAGCTGCGCAGCGCCTACGCCATCATCGAACAGGACATGCAGTCGAGGACATGGGCGATGGGCGAGGCCTTCACGATGGCCGATTGCGCCGCCGCCCCGGCATTGTTCTATGCCAACAAGGTCGAGCCGTTCGGCGACAAATATCCGGCGGTGAGACGCTACCACGACCGGTTGCTGCAACGCCCGTCTGTCGCCCGCGTGATCGAGGAAGCGCAGCCCTATTTCAAGCTCTTCCCCTACAACAACGGCTAAGCCCGATGCTGCAGGATACCGCCCAGCTCGACCTGATGTTCCAGGCGCTCGCCGACCCGGCGCGGCGGCACATGGTGGAGCGGCTGTCGTGCGGCCCCGCTTCGGTAAGCCAGTTGGCCGAGCCGCTGGCGATGTCGCTGTCGGCAGTCGTCCAGCACCTGAACGTGCTCGAGGCGAGCGGTCTCGTCCGCACCGAAAAGCTCGGCCGGGTGCGCACCTGCCAGATCGAGCCGAAGGCGCTGAGGACCGCCGAACACTGGATCAAGGAACGGCGCCTGGCTTGGGAACAGCGGCTCGACCGACTCGGCGCCTTTCTCGCGGAAACCAAGGACGAAACCGAAGGAAACTGAGGAGGCCAACATGAGCGAACGCTCCGTCGTCCATTCGACCATAGTGCTCGAACGCAGCTACGACGCTTCGCCGGCGCGGGTGTTCGCCGCCTGGTCCGATCCCGCCGCATTGCAGCGCTGGGGCTCGCCCGGCGAGGGGTGGGAAAGCAGCATTGACTGCTTCGAGTTCCAGGTGGGCGGCATTGCGCTCAGCGGACCCAAGGGTGGCGAGAGTTATGTGAACGAGACGCGCTACCTCGACATAGTGCGCGACCAGCGCATCGTCTCGGCTGGTGGCATGACCAGCAGCGGCCAGCGATTGTTTGTCGGCCTGCTGACGGTTGAATTCAGTCCAGAAGGCACAGGCTGCCGGCTGGTGATGACCGAGCAAGGCGCCTTTCTTGACGGCCATGATCAGCCCGAAAACCATCAGGCTGGCTTGAGCCAGATGCTCGACAACCTGCGGGTGGAATGCGCGTGAGCGCCGCAGCCTGAGCCAAAGACCAGCAGAATCGGGAGGATAGTATGAAACTCTACTGCGGCATTGGTCCGAATTCCTACCGCGTTCGCATCTTCATGGCTGAGAAAGGCATCGACGTTCCGCGGGTTGAAGTCGACCTGACAAAAGGCGAGCACAAGGCGCCGCAATTCCTTGAGCTCAACTCACTAGGCCAGATTCCCGTGCTCGTGCTCGATCACGGGACGGTGATCACCGAAAGCATCGCCATCTGCCGCTATCTGGAGGCGCTTCATCCAACGCCGGCACTGTTCGGCTCAGACGCGGTCAGGCAAGGCAAGGTCGAGATGTGGAACCGCCGCGCCGAGATCGAGATCTTCGGAACGATTGGCAGCATTGCCCAGCATTCCGATCCCATGTTTGCGGAGCGTCTCGTGCAGTTCCCGGCTTTCGCCGAAACGCAGCGCGAAGCCGTTCCGGCAAAGTGGGCGTGGCTTGACCGCGAGATCGCCGATGGCCGCCCGTTCATCGCCGGCGACCAGTACTCCGTCGCCGACATCACCGCCGCCGTCGCAGCGTGGCTTGGCGCCTTCTTCGGAGCCGACATCCCGGACTCGCTCGTCAACGTCCATCATTGGCTCGACCGTGTTCAGAAACGTCCAAGCTGGAACGCTTAGGCCGAGGCCCGAGACTGTTTCAATGGGACGATATGCGGCTCAACGCCAAGCAGCTGAATCCTAAGGAGCTTTCGCCATGCCTGTCAAAAGCAGATCGGACCTGATCCGCAGTTACTTCGCCGCCTACCGGGCCAACGACCGCAGCGTCATCGAGGCGGTGCTGACAGGCGATTTCACCTTCACCAGCCCCTATGACGACGCCATCGGCCGCGCGACCTACTTTGCGCGCTGCTGGCCGAACAGCACGCTGTTCAAGTCGATCGCCGTCGAGAGGATTTGCGAGGACGGCAACGGTGCTTTCGTTCTCTATCGCTGCGAAACGCTCGACGGCAAGGTCTTCCGCAACACCGAATTGCATTCGTTCCAGGACGGTAGGCTGCACAGCGTCGAGGTCTATTTCGGCGCTACCTACAAGGACGGCGTTTTCGTCCCGCAACAACCATTGAGCTAGCTCATCGGCCTGCCGAGGAGGTATGACGGAGCAGTGTGCCTTTCTCGACAGCCATGATGATCTCGGCACCCGCAAGCAGCATGGCACGGGCGAGCTGCTCGACGCGCCTGGTGCGCTACTGGCAAAGATGCGACGGCGCATCTCAGTTTCCGGGCGAGCCAAGCTGCTCTGCATCCCAGAACTGGTCGAGCCAGATGTTGAGCTTCAGGAAGCCGGCATTGCTGACCGTATAGACGCGCTTTGTCCCTTCCGGCTTGGCGTTGACCAGTCCGGCATCGAGCAGCACCTTTAGATGCTGCGAAACAGCCGGGCGCGAGACCGGCAACCCGGCGGCCAGTTCGTTGACGGTCTTCGGGCCGCGCCGGAGCTCTTCCAAAAGATGGCGCCGGTTGGGATCGGCAATCGCCATGAAGGCGTCAGAAAACATCATGCCTTATTTGTGGGGCAAAGTTTTCTAAATCTCAACCGTTGGTTTCAGGCTTTCTGCGCGGATCGAGCCGCAATGCTTCCGGCGTGATCGAGCGCTCGGCCGGTTGCGTCTTGAAGGCGTCGCGGTCTTCGATCGGCACCGGCGCGCGCCGGCTGATGCGCAGCAGCGTATAGCCCGCCAGGCAAAGATGCGCGAATGCCGTCGCAAGGAACAGGCCTTCCGGCCGCATCCAGCCCATCAGGCCGGCGGCCAGCAGCGGCCCGATCATCGTGCCGAAACCATAGAGCAGCAGCAGGCCGCCCGACACCTTGACGAAATCCTCCGCCCGGGCGTGGTCGTTGGCATGGGCAACGGCGATCGAATACAGCGTATAGGCAAAAGCGCCGTAGGCGGCGGTGCAGACGATGACGAAGACGCCGGAGCGCGGCTCGAACAGGAAGACCGCGACGGCGAACAGCGCCGCGCCGAAGGCCAGGCCCGCCAGCACAAAGCGGCGGTCGGTCTTGTCGGAGAGACGCCCGGCCGGAAGTTGCATGGCGGCGCCGGCGACGACCACCAGACTCATCATCAGCGCGATCTCGGCCGTGGAAATGCCGATACGGGCGCCATAGACGGCACCAAGCGTGCCCCAGGCGCCGTTAGCGATGCCGATCAAAACGCAGGCGATCGCCGACACCGGCGAATTGACATAGAGCCCCTTGACGTCGAGCGAGACGTCCTGCAGCGGCTTGGGGTGCGAAGCCGTCGATACTGCGGTCGGAATGAGCGACAGGCAGAACAGGATACCGGTGATCATGAACAGCGAGGCCGACTTCACGTCGCCGCCGGCAACGATCATCTGGCCGCCCATGATCGAGGCATAGGTGACCATCATGTAAAGGCCGAAGACGGTGCCGCGGTTCTCGTTGGTGGACTTCTCGTTCAGCCAGCTTTCGATGACCATGAAGGCGCCGGCCATGGTGAAGCCGGTGAAGGCGCGCAGCAGGATCCAGACATATTCGTCGATGATCAGGCCGGTGAGCAGTGCGACGATGGCTCCCGATGCCGCAAAGGCGCCGAAAGCGCGTACGTGACCGGCGCGACGCACGAGGCGCGGCGCAAAGAAGCAGCCGGTGACGAAGCCGCCGGCCCAGGCCGTGCCCATCAGGCCGAGCGATGCGGTGGAGAAGCCTTCCAACTGGCCGCGCAGCGGCAACAGCAGCCCGTGCAGTCCGGTTGCCGCTAGCAGGAAAGCGGTGCCGCGAAGCAGCGAGAGGATCGGTCGGTAGCTTGCAAACATTTAGCTGATCCGGCTGG
This window harbors:
- a CDS encoding MFS transporter, whose translation is MFASYRPILSLLRGTAFLLAATGLHGLLLPLRGQLEGFSTASLGLMGTAWAGGFVTGCFFAPRLVRRAGHVRAFGAFAASGAIVALLTGLIIDEYVWILLRAFTGFTMAGAFMVIESWLNEKSTNENRGTVFGLYMMVTYASIMGGQMIVAGGDVKSASLFMITGILFCLSLIPTAVSTASHPKPLQDVSLDVKGLYVNSPVSAIACVLIGIANGAWGTLGAVYGARIGISTAEIALMMSLVVVAGAAMQLPAGRLSDKTDRRFVLAGLAFGAALFAVAVFLFEPRSGVFVIVCTAAYGAFAYTLYSIAVAHANDHARAEDFVKVSGGLLLLYGFGTMIGPLLAAGLMGWMRPEGLFLATAFAHLCLAGYTLLRISRRAPVPIEDRDAFKTQPAERSITPEALRLDPRRKPETNG